Proteins from a single region of Rhea pennata isolate bPtePen1 chromosome 6, bPtePen1.pri, whole genome shotgun sequence:
- the RND3 gene encoding rho-related GTP-binding protein RhoE encodes MKERRASQKLSSKAVMDPNQNVKCKIVVVGDSQCGKTALLHVFAKDCFPESYVPTVFENYTASFEIDAQRIELSLWDTSGSPYYDNVRPLSYPDSDAVLICFDISRPETLDSVLKKWKGEIQEFCPNTKMLLVGCKSDLRTDVSTLVELSNHRQTPVSYDQGANMAKQIGAATYIECSALQSENSVRDIFHVATLACVNKTNKNVKRNKSQRATKRISHMPGRPELSTVATDLRKDKAKSCTVM; translated from the exons atgaaggaaagaagagcGAGCCAGAAATTATCCAGCAAGGCGGTCATGGATCCTAACCAGAACGTGAAGTGCAAGATCGTGGTGGTGGGGGACAGCCAGTGCGGGAAGACGGCGCTGCTCCACGTCTTCGCCAAGGACTGCTTCCCCGAG AGCTACGTCCCGACGGTGTTTGAGAACTACACGGCCAGCTTCGAGATCGACGCGCAGCGCATCGAGCTCAGCCTCTGGGACACCTCGG GGTCCCCTTACTATGACAATGTCCGTCCACTGTCTTACCCGGATTCTGATGCTGTCTTGATTTGTTTCGACATTAGTCGGCCAGAAACTCTTGACAGTGTACTAAAAAAG TGGAAAGGTGAAATACAGGAGTTTTGCCCTAACACCAAAATGCTTCTGGTTGGTTGCAAGTCGGATCTGCGCACAGATGTGAGCACACTAGTAGAACTTTCCAATCACAGGCAGACCCCAGTGTCCTATGATCAG gGTGCGAATATGGCCAAACAGATTGGAGCAGCAACGTATATTGAATGCTCAGCCTTACAGTCAGAAAACAGTGTCAGAGACATTTTTCATGTTGCCACCTTGGCGTGCgtgaataaaacaaataaaaatgttaaaagaaacaaatcacagaGGGCAACGAAGCGAATTTCACATATGCCTGGCAGGCCAGAACTTTCTACAGTGGCTACAGATTTGCGAAAGGACAAAGCAAAGAGTTGCACTGTGATGTGA